Proteins from a genomic interval of Cyprinus carpio isolate SPL01 chromosome A21, ASM1834038v1, whole genome shotgun sequence:
- the rgs14b gene encoding LOW QUALITY PROTEIN: regulator of G-protein signaling 14 (The sequence of the model RefSeq protein was modified relative to this genomic sequence to represent the inferred CDS: substituted 2 bases at 2 genomic stop codons), translated as MSLKGNNIGISNGLKTLAVSDGELNVLETDDWSVSQYSSSNSSLPTVPSEGSRGVGQVASWAVSFERLLEDPTGVRYFTGFLXYDVVVDGMLLFLECEKFRKLAGKYQSXLKKEASSIYNTFLSSDATSPINIDDRVRVEEKDVQNPHPDIFQKAQQQIFKLMKFDSYSRFVRSQLYQSCMLANVEGRPLPGLDPRGKPLTTTKPTSSNSPKEQVKFDRTKERLKVKPGTVDGDDVVERRKVNLQGMMGKDKRKEKRGSWGESPISFKTGLVKSSEVEKLVARSADGRVDKYCCVFLPDGTASLTPARPGVTIRNMLTSLCEKRGLPLSDIIIYLHGKDKQPLSLDQDSSVLKDQQVFLELRVTFAVKVAFTGKTVAIVVKSNKTLQDALAAMLQKYRLRSQDATVTMSGTGQIISMNTVVTSLANKKLILDKGVDQASSSKGNFSPPSLQDRRGAVDANMFPPGISRSAARQKNPGLRRTYDMEGLVELLNRAQCCSADDQRGLLKKEHLMLPQFLQLPLEEVEESETNRSLEEPCSSMESFEVDSPAVQSDTLGKEQSKNECSNPARETVV; from the exons ATGTCTCTGAAAGGGAACAACATTGGGATATCCAATGGACTTAAG ACCCTTGCTGTTTCAGATGGAG AACTGAATGTACTGGAAACAGATGATTGGTCAGTATCACAGTACTCCAGCAGTAACAGCAGTCTGCCCACCGTGCCCAGTGAGGGGAGCAGAGGGGTGGGTCAGGTGGCCAGCTGGGCCGTCAGCTTTGAGAGGCTCCTGGAGGACCCAACAGGCGTACGCTACTTCAC gggTTTTTTGTGAtatgatgttgttgttgatggcatgttgttatttttggaatGTGAAAAGTTTCGCAAGTTAGCTggtaaatatcagt CCTAGCTTAAGAAAGAGGCATCCTCAATTTATAACACTTTCCTGTCCAGCGATGCAACATCTCCCATCAACATAGATGACAGGGTGCGAGTCGAGGAGAAAGATGTACAAAATCCTCATCCTGACATCTTTCAAAAAGCCCAACAACAG ATCTTCAAACTGATGAAGTTTGACAGCTATTCTCGTTTTGTGCGCTCACAGCTCTATCAGAGCTGCATGCTAGCGAATGTGGAGGGCAGGCCTCTGCCAGGGCTGGACCCTCGTGGCAAACCCCTCACAACAACAAAACCCACGAGCAGCAATTCACCCAAAGAGCAAGTCAAATTCGATAGAACTAAGGAG AGGTTAAAGGTGAAGCCTGGAACAGTAGATGGTGATGATGTGGTAGAGAGGAGGAAGGTCAATTTGCAAGGCATGATGGGAAAGGACAAGCGCAAAGAGAAGAGAGGGTCCTGGGGAG AATCACCTATCAGCTTCAAGACTGGACTTGTGAAGAGTTCGGAG GTTGAGAAATTAGTGGCACGCTCTGCAGACGGAAGGGTAGATAAGTACTGCTGTGTCTTCCTGCCTGATGGTACGGCTTCTCTGACCCCAGCCCGACCTGGTGTCACCATCCGCAACATGCTCACCAGCTTGTGTGAAAAAAGAGGCCTTCCTCTGTCAGACATCATTATCTATCTACATGGCAAAGACAAA CAACCACTGTCACTGGACCAGGACAGCTCTGTGCTGAAGGACCAGCAGGTGTTTTTGGAACTGAGGGTCACTTTTGC AGTGAAGGTAGCCTTCACAGGAAAGACGGTGGCCATTGTGGTGAAGTCTAATAAGACCCTGCAGGATGCCCTGGCGGCAATGCTTCAGAAATACCGCCTCAGGTCACAGGATGCCACTGTCACCATG AGTGGAACTGGACAGATAATAAGTATGAACACTGTAGTCACCTCTCTGGCCAATAAGAAACTAATTCTAGATAAAG GTGTAGATCAGGCCAGCAGTTCAAAAGGGAACTTCTCGCCACCTTCATTACAA GATCGGAGAGGTGCTGTGGATGCAAACATGTTCCCTCCAGGGATTTCCAGATCAGCTGCCCGGCAGAAAAACCCTGGATTGAGGAGAACCTATGACATGGAGG GTTTGGTGGAGTTGTTAAACCGAGCTCAGTGCTGCAGTGCTGATGATCAACGAGGCCTCCTGAAGAAAGAACATCTAATGCTGCCTCAGTTCCTCCAGTTACCCTTGGAAGAAGTGGAGGAATCTGAGACAAACAGATCACTGGAGGAGCCTTGCTCTAGTATGGAGTCTTTCGAAGTGGATTCTCCTGCAGTACAATCAGACACATTAGGGAAGGAACAATCAAAGAATGAGTGCTCAAACCCAGCTAGAGAAACTGTGGTGTGA